One part of the Rutidosis leptorrhynchoides isolate AG116_Rl617_1_P2 chromosome 1, CSIRO_AGI_Rlap_v1, whole genome shotgun sequence genome encodes these proteins:
- the LOC139896107 gene encoding uncharacterized protein, whose translation MRVIGQVNKTVVQILIDSGSTHNFLDINMAKRLGCIVKPGVTTPVMVPGGNTIYNASVCEALEWQVSGETFISDMLLLPIGGCEMVLGIQWLKLLDDIVWNFYQLKMTFNYAGHRVELRGKRAKVQWIKGKKLNKAVNSQA comes from the coding sequence ATGAGGGTCATTGGTCAAGTTAATAAGACTGTAGTACAAATATTGATTGACTCTGGTAGCACTCATAATTTTTTAGATATTAACATGGCTAAAAGATTGGGTTGCATAGTTAAACCAGGTGTTACCACACCTGTTATGGTTCCTGGAGGTAATACAATTTATAATGCTAGTGTTTGTGAAGCATTAGAATGGCAAGTTAGTGGAGAAACCTTCATAAGTGATATGCTGTTGTTACCAATAGGAGGTTGTGAAATGGTTTTGGGCATACAATGGCTTAAGTTGTTGGATGATATAGTATGGAATTTTTATCAACTCAAGATGACTTTCAATTATGCTGGGCACAGGGTTGAATTGAGGGGTAAAAGAGCAAAAGTTCAATGGATTAAAGGAAAAAAGTTGAACAAGGCAGTGAATTCTCAAGCTTAA